The DNA window GGAAGGATACTCAAAAACAACTTTTTCCAGCTCGCTCTCCCTCGGCTGCAAGACTTCGAATTCGATCGGCTTCTCTCTAATTCTGATGTTCTCCTCAACCAAGTAGCCTCGGAGGTACTGGTTTATTCCGACTCTCGTCCCCTTCGCGTTCGTTATAACTCCGTAAACTCCCGGCTCGCCGTAGGAGATGTGAATGAAGTCCGTTAACATGTCGAGAATCGCCAAATCGTGCTCAACAACCATCACAGGCTTTTTATCTGCAATCTCCTTCACGACTTTTGCGGCGTTTATCCTTTCGTATATGTCCAGGTAAGATGTGATTTCGTCCAAAAAGTAGAAATCAGCTTCTCTAAGCAAGCAAGCTGCTATAGCCACTCTCTGAAGCTCTCCACCGCTCAGCTCGTTTATGTCCCTTTTCACCGCTTCCTTCAAATTCAGCTTTTCCACAATTTCATCAAAAGCGTTCCTTTCGTCAACTCTCCTCAGCAGTTCTCCTGCATTTCCCTTGTAAACCTTCGGTATAGCTTCGATGTACTGCGGCTTGACGCTAACTCTAATATTTCCGTCGGCGAGCTCCTTTAAGTAGTTGAAGAGCTCCGTCCCAGAAAACCTCTCTAAAATTTCGTCCCACTCAGCCTTCTCTTTCCCCAAATTCGGTTTTAGCTGACCGGATAAAATTCTCAAAGCCGTGCTCTTTCCGGTTCCGTTAGCTCCGAGAAGTCCGACCACGTATCCTTTCCTCGGAATTGGCAAATTGTACAAAACGAATCCGTTTTTACCGTATCTGTGAACTTCCTTTCCTTCAAGTTCCCTCGGCAATCCGATTATAGCTATTGCTTTGAAGGGACACTTCTTGACGCAAATTCCGCATCCGACGCAAAGTTCTTCGCTTATTACGGCTTTCTCCTCTATTTTTATTGTCTCGTCTCCGGTTCTGACTTTTGGGCAGTATTTCAAGCACTCGTGACTGCACTTCTTCGGCTGACACCTATCTTTGTCGACAACAGCTATTCTATAACTCATTCGGGGTAAGCTAAGGAGTGCGAAATATAAGGGTTATTTTTCCTCCAACTCCTTCAGGATTTTCTCGAACTCTTCGTAGGGCTTCGCTCCTTCAACGACCTTTCCGTTTACGAAAAACGTCGGCGTACCTCTAACTCCAAGCTTTATTCCTTCTTCCTTGTCTTTCAAAACCTCCTCCCTATACTTATCCGAATTCAGACAAATTTCGAACTCGCTCACGTTCAGTCCGAGCTCCTTGGCGTATTCTAAAAGCTTGCTCTCGTTTTTTCTCCACTCTTCCTGTCGCTGAAAGAGAACGTCGTGGTACTCCCAGTACTTCCCCTGCTCTCCCGCACAATTTGCTGCTTCGTGAGCCTTCACTTCTCCATGGATTGGAAAGTCTTTGAAAACAACTTTGACGCTGAAGTTTTGCAGAATTTTTGGAAGAGTTTCCAGAGCGAACTTCGCACAGAACGGGCAGTCGTAGCTGGAGAACTCCACTATAGTAATCTTCGCGTTCGGATCTCCTTTCCAAGGTTCGTTTTCGACGTCAATTAATTTTTCAGCTTTTTCATTTTCGACTTCTCCGCTCAAATCGAACTTCCCGATAAAGAGGTACTTCCCGTCTTTCGTAACGTAAACGGAGTCGTAGCCTAAAGTGTTTCCGTCTTTGGAGAATTCGAGATCGAAAACGTAAAAGCCATCCTCTTCGCTCACGTTAACGATTTTAGCCTCAATTCCCGGCTTAAGCAAATTTGTATTTACGAAGTTGACGACCTTTTCCTCTATCTCAGACAGAGAAGATTTTTCGATCTTCTCCTTGCTGCCGTAATTTACAGCGTATCCGGCAGCGAATCCGAGAACGAAGATTATCGCGAGTACTGCCAAATTCTTACCGCTTAAATCCATGCACTATCTAAAGGCTAACACAATAAAACGTTTTTCCAAGATATATAGAAAAACTAAAGAGCGTTAAGATTTTTTTAAAGCTATGCTGAAGGTCGAAAAAATTGAAGACGTTGAGAAGGTAGAGATGGGAACCGAAATAAATGGGGTGATTTTCTTAACCACCTGCGCCTACGTTTATTCGGACATGGTTTTCGACTCAGGATGCTCCAACGCAAGGAAGGAATTTCGGGACTTCGTTATTCGAAGAAACTTGGATGATTTGAGCGTATATTTAACGCACTTTCACGAAGATCACGCAGGAAATGCGGAACTCTTCAATTTAATAAGGGCTGGAGAAGAGACGAAAAAAATACTCGTTAGAGGGTACGACGTTCCTCCTTA is part of the Ferroglobus placidus DSM 10642 genome and encodes:
- a CDS encoding DsbA family protein, with the protein product MDLSGKNLAVLAIIFVLGFAAGYAVNYGSKEKIEKSSLSEIEEKVVNFVNTNLLKPGIEAKIVNVSEEDGFYVFDLEFSKDGNTLGYDSVYVTKDGKYLFIGKFDLSGEVENEKAEKLIDVENEPWKGDPNAKITIVEFSSYDCPFCAKFALETLPKILQNFSVKVVFKDFPIHGEVKAHEAANCAGEQGKYWEYHDVLFQRQEEWRKNESKLLEYAKELGLNVSEFEICLNSDKYREEVLKDKEEGIKLGVRGTPTFFVNGKVVEGAKPYEEFEKILKELEEK
- a CDS encoding ribosome biogenesis/translation initiation ATPase RLI is translated as MSYRIAVVDKDRCQPKKCSHECLKYCPKVRTGDETIKIEEKAVISEELCVGCGICVKKCPFKAIAIIGLPRELEGKEVHRYGKNGFVLYNLPIPRKGYVVGLLGANGTGKSTALRILSGQLKPNLGKEKAEWDEILERFSGTELFNYLKELADGNIRVSVKPQYIEAIPKVYKGNAGELLRRVDERNAFDEIVEKLNLKEAVKRDINELSGGELQRVAIAACLLREADFYFLDEITSYLDIYERINAAKVVKEIADKKPVMVVEHDLAILDMLTDFIHISYGEPGVYGVITNAKGTRVGINQYLRGYLVEENIRIREKPIEFEVLQPRESELEKVVFEYPSFRKSYKDFVLEAESGDIREGEVIGIVGRNATGKSTFVKVLAGVLKDDEEKVELELKVSYKPQYVKADVSMQVRDFLRSINPMIDSSYYKTEFVKPLQLEKLMDKNLDELSGGELQRVAIAACLLREADIYFLDEPSAHLDVEQRAEVSRLLKRFAMNNSKSVFVVDHDIYLIDLISDRLIVFSGIPGVRGKASKPMSMRDGMNKFLAELGITFRRDEETKRPRVNKLGSRLDREQKAAGEYYYYFR